In the genome of Eriocheir sinensis breed Jianghai 21 chromosome 56, ASM2467909v1, whole genome shotgun sequence, one region contains:
- the LOC126984143 gene encoding autophagy-related protein 101-like, whose translation MNANTQVLELNVEGRQVDEAVLSLFHTLLFHRSTGKFHYKNDNTYAVGTIGFQDVDCDFIDFTYVRCSSEQLDRSIRREVSGFCEAIRAPDAPPSGQVALEFYQRKRGRWPFATESIPWEVWTLRINVVSLNNEHERQIWREKVGESLGERLLRITDTLNRHDYIPSPPNQADIDYIYDTNFPDVQPFLFKVNYSVSAPSNPSTTTTIKKLLKDTLAL comes from the exons ATGAACGCCAACACGCAGGTCCTCGAGCTG AATGTGGAGGGGAGGCAGGTGGATGAAGCAGTGTTAAGTCTTTTCCACACATTGCTCTTCCATAGATCAACAGGAAAATTCCACTACAAAAATGATAACACATATGCAGTTGGCACCATTGGATTCCAAGATGTGGATTGTGATTTCATTGACTTTACATAC GTGCGATGTTCATCTGAGCAACTGGACAGAAGCATCCGGCGGGAAGTTAGTGGCTTCTGCGAAGCCATCCGTGCACCTGATGCACCTCCCAGTGGACAG GTCGCTCTAGAGTTCTACCAGCGTAAGCGTGGCAGGTGGCCCTTTGCCACTGAGAGCATCCCTTGGGAGGTGTGGACCCTTAGAATTAATGTGGTTTCTTTGAACAATGAGCATG aGCGACAGATCTGGCGAGAGAAGGTTGGAGAGTCCCTTGGCGAGCGGCTGCTTCGTATCACCGACACACTGAACAGACACGACTACATTCCCTCCCCGCCAAACCAAGCGGACATTGACTACATATATGACACCAATTTTCCTGATGTCCAGCCATTTCTCTTTAAG GTAAACTACAGTGTGTCAGCCCCAAGTAATCCCTCCACAACTACCACAATCAAGAAACTCCTAAAGGACACGCTAGCACTATAA